CAAACGATGATGCTCATTCCAACTTGCTTTTCCGCAATGTATTTCTTCAGTTCCTCCATCACTTGCCTGCGAGCATCATCCGGCACTTTCATGTCCAAAACGACATGAAAAATCGTGATCAACGGACCGACATCTCCATTTTGTAGATCGATCAATTCTTTCTTGCCGGTAATGATATTGCCTGCAAATAGGCACACCATTGCGTGGTACATTGTGGTCCGCGTTTTGACCTCCGGCGAAATGTCAGCCAGTCTATTCAGTAGAGGCAGTATTTTTGGAGCCAGGTCGTTATTGGTTCTAGCTATGTTTGTAAGTATGCCAGATACATTATAAACATCCGAATATTCACCGGATTTCGGGTCCACGACTGTAAAGGATGACATATTTTTCTCGACCTGCTCGATAGCGGCAGCCGGGTCGACACTGGATAGACGGTTTATGATCCCCAGACGCTCTCGGCCGGATTGTGCGGTGTCGAGCGCCTTCATATAAGCCCTGCTTGCCTCGACCTTATTATCTATGCTTGCATATGAATCAGCTTCCTTAATCCACTGGGCGGATGTTTTTTCGGCGGCGCTCCGGACGGGCGGCGGATTCTCACCGGTCAGCTTACTCAAGGAGTCCTGCAGCCTGATTTTTCTGTCTTCAGGCGCATGTGGAAGCAGCAGTTGCAGCATTCGTACTGCCTCGTCACGAAAACCGTTGTCTGTGAGTGTCTTCGTGTAGCTCTTTATATAAAACCATCCGACTCCGTCCCAGTCCTTTGCCTGTGCCAGCATATCGAGCATTTGCGCGATTTTGGTATGTCTTTGTGCGTCGGATTCACCTGTGGAACCATCAGCGGTCAAGTGAATGCTTTCAACCAAACCTGCCGCCGATTTTTGCGTCAGCATTAAGTCGACCATAAACTTGTACCACGATTCATCTTTCTGCTGCACTGAAAGGCAAGAGGCTAGAATCTCAGTATTGAGCCTGATACCTGATAATAGCGACAGCTGCGAACTCTTATCAGCAGAGGACATACTCCTCCACGAGTAAATATCTTCATCATCCGATATCGGAGAGTAAATTCCATTCCACCCCGCGCCGATTGGAATAAAGAATAGTCTGGTGATGCTGAATGCGCAGGCAAGTGAAGGATCTCCTGCCGTTGCTATCGCATGCGCGAAGTCGAGGCGATTGGGCGATTCTTCCCAGCTATCCGGTTTGCTGTTAGATACCGACCTTGACCATTCCACAAATGGAAGCAGGCAGTCAAAACGCTTTGAGAATAGATCGACCGCAAGCGGCAGGCCTTTTTGCCAATCAGGGCGGGTAGGCAAAACCTTTGGCGCCAAAGCCGAAGCCTCATCTGCGCGGCTAGCTTTGACCAAAGCATATGCCAGTCTTGTCATAGTATTCCAGAATGGGTCAGAGGATACCGGCTGCGATAAGGTGAGCAATTGGTCGGAGAGGCGCTTTACCTCCTCATTCCAATCCATAGCTATAAATAACTGGAGCTTGTTTACGACATCCGTAAAACTAATCTCAGGATACAGCTTCTTTGCTTCAGAATATATTTTAGCTACGTCGTCAGTTTTGTTGGTATCTATAAGGTATCTTAAGCGCAATTCATAGGTTTCAGGCGTGTATAGTCCGGCTGTCCTTTTTGTGCGGGCATTGAGTTCAAGCGCTTGAGATGAAAATGGATCATTCGATTGCAGTCGATATGCCTCAGCCTGAATTGCGGCATCTGAAGACCAGCCTTTCGATTCAGATTTTGCAACAGCGTATTCACACCATTTTGCTGCCTGTTCGGGCTGTTTGTTAGCATACCAGCAGTTTGCGATAACCACACAAGTTCCAAGGGCAAGCTTGTCTCTTTCATTCCAAACGGTGTCGAACACCTGCCCGGTTCGCTCAAGTTTCTTAGATGCATTCCAAAGGGTGTTGATGTCTTCCGCACAGTCTTCGCCGTTTGCGTTCTTCTCCCACAATGTCTCTTGCGCGACTGCAATTGCCCGCTCCAGATAACCTGACTCAAACAGCTTTGCGCCCAGTTGCGTCTTTATAGTGATGTCTTTCGGAAATATGCGCATGCCCTGTTCAAGCATCCAGATACCACGTTCCGCATCCGTAATTGATTGTGCTGCAGCGAATAGATTGTCCAGTGCTCTATCTCGATTGTCTGATATAAACAGACGCATCCAGTGATCGAAATCCGCAACATTATATGCTGAGTCACCAAGGAGCATGTTTTTTGAGTCCTGCGGCATGAACCGGATCAGATCCTTCTGCATTACTTTCTCGACCAGGTCGCTCCACCCTGACGCAAGTATGAGCCGCAAGCACTTTGGCTCATATACTCTGTAAAACTCATCAGGAAAGTCAGCCGCCATTTTGAGAATCAACTCCATGACTCGTGCTCTATCTTTTGCAGTAAGAGCATTATTCAATGCTTCCAGAGTCTGGTCTGCGTTCTGCGGCTGAGTTTCAAATGGCAATAGGGGCTTTATTTCTTGAATTCCTTTTTGCCAGCGCATCCGACTGCATAGGGAATACAGTGCCTTTAGAGATGTGGGCTGTTTCTTCAATGCTGCAAGTGCGGATGGAAAGTTTTTCTCGAACTCCGGGATCAATTGCGCTTGCCAATACGAGTCGAGCACCGCCAGCCATAGATAACTATTGTTTGTTTTTTTTGCATCAGCAAGCCATGCTTTGAGCAGCGCTTGACGCTGGTCGGGTTTCAAAACTCGAGCAAATATCGGGCACTCCACTTTCTCCCAACCACCAGCCATAACAGCTTGCTTGAGCAAAGCCGTTCCTGTCTGGGTTTCACCCATGCTCATCCGAAAGAATGCTTCCTGCGCCCTGTCGGTAAAAAGCCATTCTTTGGGAACTGCTTGGATGATCCTTATCTGTTCGGTTTTTGGCAGGGTGGCTAAAGGGATTGGGTATATTCTACCGTCTCCGTACCACTCATCAAGCATACGCCCCATCAGCATCGAGCAGGCATATTTTTTGAGATCGTTGGGGGTTTTAGGGTTTGCTTGTAACTGATCGAAAGCCCGCAATAATAGTTTTGCCGCTTCCGCATTCCGACCGGCAAATATCAGGCACTCGCCTGCTTTAAGATTTAGTATTGCATCATCAGGTCGAAGTGAAAGCGCTGCTGAATATGCGGCAAATGCTGCGCCAAAGTCGCCGCGGTCTTCCGCCTGTCCTGCGCGATCGAGCCATTCGTTTACAGTAGCAGGTTGATCTGCGGCAAGAGCTGTCACACAAATGAAAAGGAGCGATAACAATACGAGACATTTGGCCATCAGTCCGAGCACCTCTCTTATAATACTCAACTAATGATATCACATTTATGTGCCGGAATGTCATAATGTCAAAGTTGACGGCATATGGCAAGTGAAATGGTGAAAATTGAATGCCTGTGGGGTTTTGTTGTTTGGAGCAGCCGTCAATCCTGACGCTAGCTGCTGATAGAATAAACGCACCCGAAGTCGAGTCCATAATCCTGAAAACCGACGGAATGCGCAGTGCGAAGTGATGCGATATTGGTGCGGTCCGTTCCCCATGTCGCGATTTTACCGTTATCGAGGATGTATCTCACAGCAGAGGAGACGGCGCTCTTAGCATATCCCATGCCCCGATATTCAGGCAGAGTCTGGATCGTAAGGTCCCAACCGACGTCCGACAGCGGCTTTACCCCAGCCCATGAGACTACCTTTCCGTCCGCGATCAGCCCAAAGACCCTTCCGCCCCACCGGGCGTGAATTCCGGCGGCAGTCTCGTCCATATTGGTCACATCGCGCACATCGCCTTTTGCCAGGTCGATAAAGGATTCGCTGTCGCAGTAGAGCCTGCATCCCTCGAACCAGAACTGAGGTTTTATGATCGGCGTCAACACCGACTCAAGCGTCCGACACGCATTACCATCGAGTGTATCAGCGCTGGCCAGTGCATTTGTGGTTGCTTCGTAGAGATCGGGCATTACGGATACCACCGCTCCGGTCCCTTTACCTATAGAGAAGAGTGCAAGCGGAGAGCCTTTTGCGAATCTAATCCCTGTAATCTGTTCGCATTCGACGACTACCAGCCGGCCCGAATTGAGAGCCTCGGGTGCGCATCCCAGAGCAGACGAGTAAAACCTGTCCAGTTGTTCAACGCTGTCATTTGCCATGTCAGTCCCTGTACCACATCCTGTGCATAAGATCGGCCATAGTCAGCAGGTCGTGGAGGTTGTGGGTTAGTATTTGAGCTATCTTGGATGCATCACCCGTGCGCACGAAGTCGTTATAGGCCTTGGGTATCTCCGCACTGGGTATATCGTCCTCACGGGACCGTCCGCACACCATTTGTTCAAGAGTTTGCAGCCTGCAATTGGGCAGGTCGCGCTTATATATGCGTCTGGATTCATACAGCAGATCGAGATGAAACTCAGGCACTGGCAGTTCCAAGTCGTTCGCATTTGCCCTGTTCACTAAAAACGGCATATCGAAGCACTTGCCGTTAAATGTCACAACCAGCCGCACGTCTTTAAGTCTCCGGGCAAACGCTGATACTATGCTTGCCTCTTCATCGTAATCGCGTGCGAAGTATTGCTTAAAGCTCAGCCCGTCAGGAGTGCATTCCATAGTCCCGATCAGGAAGACGGGCGTCATACTCAGCCCCGTGGTCTCGAGGTCAAGGAAGATAATCTCTTCGGGAGGTATTTTCTCAGATTTGCACGCGCGAGCCAGCCTTTCGACAGCCTCGCCGTCAGGATACCCTGTCAGCCGGACAAACCTTCGATACATCACATCCGCGCTTGCTTCCAGCTCAACTGCGGGCTTTTCTATCAGATAATAACCCGGCCCCGATGGAGCTTGTTTCACGACTCCTTCGATCACATCTTCCAGCACTACCTTATCGGTTTGTCGAGTCTTAACCGTTCTCTCAGCATTCTGAGCACTTTCAAAGGATGTGGTCAATGTCCGGATAGCGGGGGGCATCTTCGGCTCTTCCTTTTCCAGTGTTGGCAGAGTATTTTTCATAGGTCGTCTATTTAGCGCCTCTATCCGGCTTTTGAGGTCATCTAGAGCCATCAGGATTCCTCGTATTTTTCGCCTGTCCTGAGGCACATTTCGGCCTTCGCTAGCTGACGGCCTATATACATTGCGTGATTTATATCCGATATTGCGCAGTCGCGGTTGATCTCATGCTGAATCCTCTCAGCCTTTGCCGAGCGATATTCATGGAGGAGCACGCCGTTATCGTCCATGTGCCGGACCACAATCTGACCGTCCTCCACGCTCACCATAAACTGGCCGTTTGCGTCCATATCCAGCGAGAACCCCTTAGAGTTTGCTACACGCATCGCGGCATCATACTTTGACGGGTCCACGCTTATCGAGTGGCTGATGACAGTGAGCGGCCCGACCGGAATACCGGTCTCCTCCGATACGATCCGTTGAGCCTTCATCAGACCGTAGACGTTCTTGATCCATGCGTCGAGAGCGTTGTGCGTGCGATATGTTGCGGTGAGGGTTAACTGATCGTCAAATACCCTGAAAAAGAGCGACACCATGCACGGCGAGTCGTCCGCATCTATATCATGATGGCTGTCCCATAGCGCCAGATAGCAGTCCCTGTCCTGAGGATTTGCCTTCAGCCGCTGGGCAAACTTTTTTAGAGAGTCGAACCCGAAATACTCCCGAATCCGGTTTCCATATGTATATGAATGTTCATCGGGCAGGGGACCCAGGAGCATGTCGTGCTGATAATGTATAAGTTCTGATCTAGAGAAGTTATACTTGCTTAGATTCTCCTCGCCGTCTTCCTGAGGATATCTTACGACCACCCGGACATTTTGAAGTTCCTGCCTGTCACCTTTGCGCAGATGCGCTAGATGTCCGAACCGCACCAGCCTGAATATCAGTTCGCGCCAGGCCTCAAGAGGTGTGTCCTTTACGATATTGTGGTTTTGCGGCAGGCTGGGGTAGTTGCCGACCTCCACTTCAGGCAGCTCGACTTCTATCCGATTACCAATAACCGCTTCACCCGGGCTGAATGCATGTATCACTCTGCATAAGTTATCGCGAGAATCTTGACCTCGCAAGTCGCCGACATAGACGATTCTCGGTGTCACCTCGAAGTTTTCGAGTGAGACAAGATCATCTATAATTCGGGTCCTGCCCTTGATTCGGGTGACGGTCTCGCCCAGGCTGATCGACTTTTCCAATCCATTCTGGAAGAAAGCCATCAGGTCCTGCGCAGACTCCGATTTGTTTGCGCCACAGATAATGAGATATCTTATCTGCGGGTTATAGAGCAGGTTTCTGAGCAGGTGTGGAATTCCATTACCGAAGAGATTGCCCATTACGGCGATTTTAGAGGTCTCTGGAGCGAGATCGATGTTAAGGTTTGTTAAAGTTTGCTCGACAAACTCTATCTTGCTCCAAAGAGTAATTATCCCGACGCGTCCCCTCGGGTTCACCACTTTCAGCTTGCTGCCAAAGTGCAGGGGGATAAAGCTCATCTCGCCGTCTTGCGCATCATTTTGCTGCATTTGTAAAATGGCCTCTCGGTCCGCCGACATTCTGGAAACCAGTGTTGAAGTCCCTGTAGAGCGACTTGTAATTCTTTATACGGTGCCACTTCTTAATATATCCCTCGGGCAGGTCCTGCACGATCTCGACGTCGTTCCAGCCGTTCACCAGCGGAAATGCATAATATGGGTACTTAGGCGGCACGTTCTTTGCATATACAACCTGGACCGGCGTGCGCTCCATCCGTGCCAGATACACGCGGTGCATGCCGTCGTTGAGTATCTTCACAGTGCTGCCGTCGGCCTCGTGTGATTCCTCTATAACGGGCGGAAGAACGTC
The window above is part of the Armatimonadota bacterium genome. Proteins encoded here:
- a CDS encoding tetratricopeptide repeat protein, with protein sequence MAKCLVLLSLLFICVTALAADQPATVNEWLDRAGQAEDRGDFGAAFAAYSAALSLRPDDAILNLKAGECLIFAGRNAEAAKLLLRAFDQLQANPKTPNDLKKYACSMLMGRMLDEWYGDGRIYPIPLATLPKTEQIRIIQAVPKEWLFTDRAQEAFFRMSMGETQTGTALLKQAVMAGGWEKVECPIFARVLKPDQRQALLKAWLADAKKTNNSYLWLAVLDSYWQAQLIPEFEKNFPSALAALKKQPTSLKALYSLCSRMRWQKGIQEIKPLLPFETQPQNADQTLEALNNALTAKDRARVMELILKMAADFPDEFYRVYEPKCLRLILASGWSDLVEKVMQKDLIRFMPQDSKNMLLGDSAYNVADFDHWMRLFISDNRDRALDNLFAAAQSITDAERGIWMLEQGMRIFPKDITIKTQLGAKLFESGYLERAIAVAQETLWEKNANGEDCAEDINTLWNASKKLERTGQVFDTVWNERDKLALGTCVVIANCWYANKQPEQAAKWCEYAVAKSESKGWSSDAAIQAEAYRLQSNDPFSSQALELNARTKRTAGLYTPETYELRLRYLIDTNKTDDVAKIYSEAKKLYPEISFTDVVNKLQLFIAMDWNEEVKRLSDQLLTLSQPVSSDPFWNTMTRLAYALVKASRADEASALAPKVLPTRPDWQKGLPLAVDLFSKRFDCLLPFVEWSRSVSNSKPDSWEESPNRLDFAHAIATAGDPSLACAFSITRLFFIPIGAGWNGIYSPISDDEDIYSWRSMSSADKSSQLSLLSGIRLNTEILASCLSVQQKDESWYKFMVDLMLTQKSAAGLVESIHLTADGSTGESDAQRHTKIAQMLDMLAQAKDWDGVGWFYIKSYTKTLTDNGFRDEAVRMLQLLLPHAPEDRKIRLQDSLSKLTGENPPPVRSAAEKTSAQWIKEADSYASIDNKVEASRAYMKALDTAQSGRERLGIINRLSSVDPAAAIEQVEKNMSSFTVVDPKSGEYSDVYNVSGILTNIARTNNDLAPKILPLLNRLADISPEVKTRTTMYHAMVCLFAGNIITGKKELIDLQNGDVGPLITIFHVVLDMKVPDDARRQVMEELKKYIAEKQVGMSIIVWAMWRGLVFGTGLDAVKVKCSSETISEFSDFLNGYLDQSNAAISEKFLEIAVQWTCHLSWYDEDCAMVWVPLVEKAYHKAAQPPADPAALADMLRKQVDGYYRSDKWPDRPSLKRLAALIDSLKGEKK
- a CDS encoding GNAT family N-acetyltransferase, whose product is MANDSVEQLDRFYSSALGCAPEALNSGRLVVVECEQITGIRFAKGSPLALFSIGKGTGAVVSVMPDLYEATTNALASADTLDGNACRTLESVLTPIIKPQFWFEGCRLYCDSESFIDLAKGDVRDVTNMDETAAGIHARWGGRVFGLIADGKVVSWAGVKPLSDVGWDLTIQTLPEYRGMGYAKSAVSSAVRYILDNGKIATWGTDRTNIASLRTAHSVGFQDYGLDFGCVYSISS
- a CDS encoding ribonuclease H-like domain-containing protein, which encodes MALDDLKSRIEALNRRPMKNTLPTLEKEEPKMPPAIRTLTTSFESAQNAERTVKTRQTDKVVLEDVIEGVVKQAPSGPGYYLIEKPAVELEASADVMYRRFVRLTGYPDGEAVERLARACKSEKIPPEEIIFLDLETTGLSMTPVFLIGTMECTPDGLSFKQYFARDYDEEASIVSAFARRLKDVRLVVTFNGKCFDMPFLVNRANANDLELPVPEFHLDLLYESRRIYKRDLPNCRLQTLEQMVCGRSREDDIPSAEIPKAYNDFVRTGDASKIAQILTHNLHDLLTMADLMHRMWYRD
- a CDS encoding thymidylate synthase, with the protein product MQQNDAQDGEMSFIPLHFGSKLKVVNPRGRVGIITLWSKIEFVEQTLTNLNIDLAPETSKIAVMGNLFGNGIPHLLRNLLYNPQIRYLIICGANKSESAQDLMAFFQNGLEKSISLGETVTRIKGRTRIIDDLVSLENFEVTPRIVYVGDLRGQDSRDNLCRVIHAFSPGEAVIGNRIEVELPEVEVGNYPSLPQNHNIVKDTPLEAWRELIFRLVRFGHLAHLRKGDRQELQNVRVVVRYPQEDGEENLSKYNFSRSELIHYQHDMLLGPLPDEHSYTYGNRIREYFGFDSLKKFAQRLKANPQDRDCYLALWDSHHDIDADDSPCMVSLFFRVFDDQLTLTATYRTHNALDAWIKNVYGLMKAQRIVSEETGIPVGPLTVISHSISVDPSKYDAAMRVANSKGFSLDMDANGQFMVSVEDGQIVVRHMDDNGVLLHEYRSAKAERIQHEINRDCAISDINHAMYIGRQLAKAEMCLRTGEKYEES